A single Desulfovulcanus ferrireducens DNA region contains:
- a CDS encoding Hsp20/alpha crystallin family protein — translation MVIDFSAFYDLPRQIDRFFDEFWKPNVISQRRASYPPINITEDQANIYVTAEIPGMDIDDLEITLTDGSVVIKGNRKADNGNYYRQERPTGVFQRVINLNVPIDADKVKAKMKDGLLEIVLPKADEAKPKKISIEAE, via the coding sequence ATGGTAATCGATTTTAGTGCATTTTATGATTTGCCAAGACAAATAGATAGATTTTTTGATGAATTCTGGAAACCAAATGTAATCAGCCAGAGACGGGCATCATATCCTCCAATAAACATTACTGAAGATCAGGCTAATATATATGTAACTGCTGAAATTCCCGGGATGGATATTGACGATTTAGAGATAACTTTAACCGATGGCAGTGTAGTTATCAAAGGTAACAGAAAGGCAGACAATGGTAATTACTACCGACAGGAAAGACCTACTGGTGTATTCCAAAGAGTTATAAATTTAAATGTTCCAATTGATGCTGATAAAGTAAAAGCAAAAATGAAAGACGGCTTGTTGGAAATAGTTTTGCCAAAGGCTGATGAAGCCAAACCAAAGAAAATCAGTATAGAAGCTGAATAA
- a CDS encoding Hsp20/alpha crystallin family protein — MTQEVIKKETNTLPRFAPNTDIIEREDGFHIYMDLPGVSKDDLTIDLKENELQVSARAVYPKRENVNNIHLEFGDSEYVRNFTISDIVDRQNIKATLKNGVLELFLPKAEKAKPRKIEIQAE; from the coding sequence ATGACCCAAGAAGTAATCAAAAAAGAGACCAACACACTGCCTCGCTTTGCTCCTAACACTGATATTATAGAACGTGAAGATGGATTTCATATATATATGGACCTTCCTGGAGTGAGCAAGGATGACTTAACGATTGATCTTAAAGAAAACGAACTCCAGGTTAGTGCCAGGGCCGTTTATCCTAAGAGGGAAAATGTAAACAATATCCATCTTGAATTTGGCGATAGTGAATATGTGCGTAATTTTACCATCTCTGATATCGTTGATCGCCAGAATATTAAAGCAACTTTAAAGAACGGAGTATTGGAACTATTCTTGCCTAAAGCAGAAAAGGCCAAGCCGAGAAAAATCGAGATACAAGCTGAATAA
- a CDS encoding Hsp20/alpha crystallin family protein encodes MFERMFPVLRRKKESEIKSPQTIFDLFEEMWRQPFWGMEQFTPGFVPAVEVSEKDDEIVVRAEIPGLDTKDLDVTIENNYLIIKGEKKREKKEEKESFVHMECSYGSFYRTIPLTTEVDKDKIKAKYKKGVLTITLPKVESAKAKRIAIES; translated from the coding sequence ATGTTTGAAAGAATGTTCCCAGTCTTACGGAGAAAAAAAGAATCCGAAATAAAGAGTCCTCAAACCATTTTCGACCTGTTTGAAGAAATGTGGAGGCAGCCATTTTGGGGCATGGAGCAATTTACACCTGGCTTCGTCCCTGCAGTTGAAGTAAGTGAAAAAGATGACGAAATAGTCGTGCGGGCAGAAATCCCTGGTCTGGATACCAAAGATTTGGATGTAACTATTGAAAATAACTATCTGATTATCAAGGGAGAAAAAAAGAGGGAAAAGAAAGAGGAAAAAGAGAGTTTTGTGCACATGGAGTGTTCTTACGGCTCTTTTTACCGTACTATTCCATTAACTACCGAAGTGGATAAGGATAAAATTAAAGCCAAATATAAAAAAGGTGTTTTAACCATTACGCTACCAAAGGTTGAGTCTGCCAAAGCCAAACGTATTGCCATTGAAAGTTAA
- a CDS encoding alkaline phosphatase family protein, whose protein sequence is MFKERERILVIGLDGLPYSLVKKLCQKRILPHLKSIIDSPYCRSIQAEIPPLSPVNWTSFYTGEGPEVHGIFGFTNIVPKDYGLYITDFSQVKIPTIFDQLGQKGFLSKAINLPNTYPARPIKGMLISGFVAQDLKKAVFPPPLFAILKSKGYKLEADTIRGAKDPALLLRELRQTLSSRLAALELFWPDLSWDLFVIVFTETDRVFHFLFPALIQENHPLHSECMEFMRDFDKAVGQLLDRFDRLPEPKRLIMLADHGFTNLKTEVDLNAWLARAGFFKFDQKPRHELDASIISSNCQAFALDAGRIYLHKKDLFPRGQVTHIDAPKIIQEIKAGLMSLSYAGERVMERVFTKDELYPDTEHLAPDLVCLPNPGFDLKGKFDRQEIFGHFGRFGCHTVQNTFFFDSHGFNPQKLRQTGQEILAHFGKKHIIS, encoded by the coding sequence ATGTTTAAGGAACGAGAGCGTATTTTAGTTATTGGTTTGGATGGCTTGCCTTATTCTTTGGTCAAAAAACTTTGTCAGAAGAGAATTCTACCTCACCTAAAATCAATTATTGACTCTCCTTATTGCCGATCCATTCAAGCAGAAATTCCACCACTTTCTCCGGTGAACTGGACCTCTTTTTATACAGGCGAGGGTCCGGAAGTCCATGGTATCTTTGGGTTTACCAATATAGTTCCCAAAGATTACGGGCTTTATATAACTGATTTTTCTCAGGTCAAAATACCTACTATCTTTGACCAGTTAGGGCAAAAAGGATTTCTTTCCAAAGCTATTAACCTGCCCAATACCTATCCTGCCAGGCCAATAAAAGGTATGCTCATTTCTGGTTTTGTGGCCCAGGATCTAAAAAAAGCAGTATTCCCCCCGCCCCTTTTTGCCATTCTTAAGAGCAAGGGATATAAGTTGGAGGCAGACACCATAAGAGGGGCCAAAGATCCTGCACTGCTTTTAAGAGAGCTCAGACAGACCCTCTCTTCCAGGCTCGCAGCCCTGGAACTTTTTTGGCCGGATCTTTCCTGGGACCTGTTTGTGATAGTGTTTACTGAAACAGATCGGGTTTTCCACTTTCTTTTCCCAGCCTTGATACAGGAAAACCATCCCTTGCACAGCGAATGTATGGAATTCATGCGTGATTTTGATAAGGCTGTTGGCCAGCTACTGGACAGATTTGACAGGCTGCCTGAGCCCAAAAGGCTGATCATGCTCGCAGACCATGGTTTTACCAATTTGAAGACAGAAGTCGATCTGAATGCATGGCTGGCCAGGGCTGGCTTTTTTAAATTTGACCAAAAGCCCAGACATGAGTTGGATGCATCAATAATAAGTTCCAACTGTCAGGCCTTTGCTTTGGATGCGGGTAGAATTTATCTGCATAAAAAAGATTTGTTTCCCAGGGGGCAGGTAACACATATTGATGCACCCAAAATTATCCAGGAAATCAAGGCAGGGCTTATGAGCTTATCTTATGCAGGAGAAAGGGTCATGGAGAGGGTTTTTACAAAAGATGAGCTCTATCCGGACACGGAACATCTAGCGCCTGATCTGGTTTGTTTGCCCAACCCCGGCTTCGACCTCAAGGGAAAATTTGACCGACAGGAAATTTTCGGCCATTTTGGCCGCTTTGGTTGTCATACGGTCCAAAACACCTTTTTCTTTGACAGCCATGGATTTAACCCACAAAAACTAAGACAGACCGGCCAGGAAATCCTGGCCCATTTTGGCAAAAAGCATATCATCAGTTAA
- a CDS encoding ATP-dependent helicase, whose protein sequence is MKIDYQKDLNPAQYEAVTTTSGPVLVIAGAGSGKTRTIVYRLAYLVEHEVSPQNILLLTFTRKAAGEMLKRAESLLGRGLLGVHSGTFHSFAYGMLRKFATALGYVNGITVMDSSDAEDLLKSVKEQLKIGQGDRSFPKKKTVLALISKARNKEMELEQVLLKEAYHLRGYAEDLERIYREYQLFKQKHGLLDYDDLLFQLERLLVEHDDIRDFLRQAFQYIMVDEFQDTNLVQGRLVKLIVGSEGNVMAVGDDAQSIYAFRGANVNNILNFPKIFKNAKIIKLEQNYRSTQPILNLTNQILAQATEKYPKNLFTKRKSSLKPQLIRPLSDLSQARVVVQKVIELTQKYSLHEIAVLFRAGYQSYPLEVELNRASIPFQKFGGIKFSEAAHIKDVLAFMRLVANPADLLAWTRGLSNLKGIGPKTCERLYSAFMQGNSQYIEKQCKKSKQLEHILNLLDELRSKQDSPAQILDEIVRFYQPIMQEKFADDYPKRATGLEQLAQIASAYDNLDIFLADMSLENPDPEGNKVKEDTLVLSTVHSAKGLEWSAVLIIDLVEERFPSKHALMDYDELEEERRLLYVACTRAKDYLALFVPDSIYNRYQDLHESVLPCPFIQELDNSLFEEWRENYLGSLVPTQNKKPRTKTLGQKSYGQGLGQRPDCRYCSHKIFGRGKVIAEIPPNKFKVNFPGFGLKTVIGDYLEFEE, encoded by the coding sequence ATGAAGATAGATTACCAAAAAGACTTGAATCCTGCCCAGTATGAAGCTGTAACTACCACTTCAGGCCCTGTTCTGGTTATTGCCGGAGCTGGCAGCGGCAAAACAAGGACCATTGTCTATCGCCTGGCTTATCTTGTAGAACATGAGGTGAGCCCACAAAATATTCTCTTGCTTACCTTCACCCGTAAAGCAGCAGGGGAGATGTTGAAGAGAGCTGAAAGCCTGCTTGGGCGGGGACTACTGGGGGTCCACAGCGGAACTTTTCACAGCTTTGCGTACGGGATGCTGCGCAAATTTGCCACTGCCTTGGGATACGTGAACGGCATTACTGTCATGGATTCCAGTGATGCCGAAGACCTGCTCAAAAGTGTCAAAGAACAACTTAAAATAGGGCAGGGCGACCGTTCTTTTCCCAAGAAAAAAACAGTCCTCGCTTTGATCAGCAAGGCCAGAAACAAGGAAATGGAGCTGGAGCAGGTTTTGCTCAAGGAAGCATATCATCTGCGAGGCTATGCCGAAGACCTGGAACGCATTTACAGAGAGTATCAACTTTTTAAGCAAAAACACGGTTTGCTCGATTATGATGACCTTTTGTTTCAGCTGGAACGGCTTCTGGTAGAGCACGATGATATACGGGATTTTTTGCGCCAAGCATTTCAATACATTATGGTGGACGAATTTCAGGATACAAACCTGGTGCAGGGAAGGTTGGTTAAGCTTATAGTCGGGAGCGAGGGCAATGTCATGGCCGTAGGGGATGATGCCCAGTCTATATATGCTTTCCGGGGTGCTAATGTAAACAATATCCTTAATTTCCCTAAAATTTTTAAAAATGCCAAAATTATCAAGCTGGAACAAAACTATCGTTCTACTCAGCCAATTTTAAATTTGACCAACCAAATTTTGGCTCAGGCCACGGAAAAATACCCCAAGAACCTGTTTACCAAACGTAAGTCATCTCTCAAACCTCAATTGATCCGCCCCTTGAGTGACCTCAGTCAAGCCAGGGTTGTGGTCCAAAAAGTTATTGAACTTACCCAAAAATATTCTCTTCACGAAATCGCAGTGCTTTTTCGCGCTGGATATCAATCATATCCGCTGGAGGTCGAACTAAACAGAGCTTCCATTCCTTTTCAAAAGTTTGGTGGGATCAAATTTTCTGAAGCAGCCCATATAAAAGATGTTTTAGCGTTTATGCGTTTGGTGGCCAATCCGGCAGACCTTTTGGCCTGGACCAGGGGGCTGTCCAATCTAAAGGGTATCGGACCCAAAACTTGCGAACGGCTCTACAGTGCTTTTATGCAGGGCAACAGCCAGTACATTGAAAAACAATGTAAAAAGAGCAAGCAATTAGAACATATCCTGAATCTTTTGGATGAGTTGCGGTCCAAGCAAGACAGCCCGGCCCAAATATTAGATGAGATAGTCAGGTTTTACCAGCCGATAATGCAAGAGAAGTTTGCTGATGATTATCCCAAACGAGCAACTGGCCTGGAACAGCTGGCCCAAATAGCATCTGCTTATGACAATCTGGATATCTTTTTGGCTGATATGAGTTTGGAAAATCCGGACCCGGAGGGCAACAAGGTCAAGGAAGACACACTGGTTTTATCCACGGTACACTCTGCCAAGGGGCTGGAATGGTCTGCAGTGCTTATTATTGACCTGGTGGAAGAGCGCTTTCCATCCAAACATGCCTTGATGGACTATGATGAACTGGAAGAGGAACGCAGGCTTCTGTATGTAGCTTGTACTCGGGCCAAAGATTATCTTGCTCTGTTCGTGCCTGATTCCATATACAACCGTTATCAGGACCTGCATGAGTCAGTGCTGCCCTGTCCTTTTATCCAGGAACTGGACAATTCATTATTTGAAGAATGGCGCGAAAATTATCTGGGCAGCCTGGTACCTACTCAAAACAAGAAACCCAGGACCAAAACCTTAGGGCAAAAGTCGTACGGCCAAGGGCTCGGCCAGAGGCCTGATTGTCGTTATTGCTCGCACAAGATATTTGGACGAGGTAAGGTCATTGCTGAAATTCCGCCCAACAAGTTCAAGGTCAACTTCCCGGGGTTTGGTCTAAAAACAGTAATTGGGGACTACCTGGAGTTTGAGGAATAG
- the thiL gene encoding thiamine-phosphate kinase — translation MFKSEDDFLALIDTYFPQEHPHLLLGRGHDCAVLNTPARISISTDLFVQDIHFRTEYFRPEHIGHKGLAVNLSDLAAMGAKPLGFELGLTWPGNLDKNFAHRLFKGMSNLAKQFDLALAGGDLSLGERLSLCITIWGECPEKILCRQNVSPDDLVFVVGHVGLARAGLHILEQKTPPQEDFPISISRHLSPEPLVREGMLLAKIDCVKGLMDVSDGLAQDIPRFLGPGLGLEIDEQNFALHQEVLTYCRLTDQDPLMFSLQGGEDYALIGATSPKSFSKIEKIIPHAWILGKVVPNPGLFVRGARIGIKGFDHFVG, via the coding sequence ATGTTTAAAAGCGAAGATGATTTTTTGGCCCTGATTGATACCTATTTTCCCCAGGAGCACCCTCATCTTCTCTTGGGCCGGGGCCATGACTGTGCTGTCTTAAATACCCCTGCCCGCATAAGCATAAGCACTGATCTTTTTGTCCAGGACATCCATTTCCGTACCGAGTATTTTAGGCCAGAGCACATCGGACACAAGGGCCTGGCTGTTAATTTGAGCGACTTGGCTGCCATGGGAGCCAAACCATTGGGGTTTGAGCTGGGTCTTACCTGGCCCGGGAATCTGGACAAAAATTTTGCGCACCGTTTATTCAAGGGTATGTCCAATTTAGCCAAGCAGTTTGATCTGGCTTTGGCCGGGGGCGATTTAAGCCTGGGTGAGCGTTTAAGTCTGTGCATTACCATTTGGGGTGAGTGTCCGGAAAAGATTCTTTGTCGTCAAAATGTCTCCCCAGATGACTTGGTTTTTGTGGTTGGTCATGTTGGCCTGGCCAGGGCGGGTCTACATATACTGGAACAGAAAACCCCCCCCCAGGAAGACTTCCCCATTTCCATTTCCAGGCATCTTTCTCCAGAGCCTTTGGTGCGTGAAGGAATGCTTCTGGCCAAGATAGACTGCGTCAAGGGGCTGATGGATGTTTCAGATGGACTGGCGCAGGACATACCGCGTTTTTTGGGTCCTGGTTTGGGCTTAGAGATTGATGAACAAAATTTTGCTCTGCACCAGGAAGTGCTTACCTACTGCCGGCTAACAGATCAGGACCCCCTTATGTTTAGCCTGCAGGGTGGTGAAGATTATGCACTAATCGGGGCAACTTCGCCAAAATCATTTTCGAAAATAGAAAAGATTATTCCACATGCCTGGATTTTAGGCAAAGTGGTGCCCAACCCCGGTCTTTTTGTGCGTGGGGCAAGAATAGGAATAAAGGGGTTCGATCACTTTGTTGGCTGA
- a CDS encoding DUF5714 domain-containing protein yields MVCGSQLEYLNHAVELQCSSCGRLETGHIRCPNNHYVCDICHNQQAIKTIKEICLSAKSKNPFEIAEQIMALSQFPMLGCHHAFVAAGALMTAIRNEGTIRVADEQIEEAFNRTERQAIGGYCGLTGVCGIVPAIGACFSILLGSKCGTDKEQRLTMEVVSKIVHAITELTGPSCCKAYVRTALENAVHFLKDNFKICLMLPSTPIQCNSINQHPHGCRGMKCPYFSEPNI; encoded by the coding sequence ATGGTATGTGGGTCTCAATTAGAATACCTCAATCATGCCGTAGAGCTGCAATGCTCCAGTTGTGGCAGACTTGAAACAGGTCATATTCGTTGCCCAAACAACCATTATGTTTGCGATATATGCCACAATCAACAAGCTATAAAAACAATCAAAGAAATTTGTTTGTCGGCCAAATCTAAAAATCCTTTTGAGATTGCAGAGCAAATAATGGCTCTCTCTCAATTTCCTATGCTTGGATGTCACCATGCCTTTGTTGCAGCAGGAGCTTTAATGACTGCTATTCGGAATGAAGGGACTATAAGAGTCGCTGACGAACAAATTGAAGAAGCATTCAACCGCACAGAACGGCAAGCTATAGGTGGTTATTGTGGGTTAACAGGGGTTTGCGGCATTGTACCTGCCATTGGTGCTTGTTTTTCTATCCTGCTTGGTTCTAAATGTGGAACGGATAAAGAACAGAGATTGACTATGGAAGTGGTTTCAAAAATTGTTCATGCTATTACAGAGTTAACAGGACCGAGTTGTTGCAAAGCTTATGTTCGAACAGCTCTGGAAAACGCTGTGCATTTTTTGAAAGATAACTTTAAAATCTGTCTTATGCTGCCTTCGACCCCTATTCAATGTAACTCTATCAACCAGCATCCACATGGATGTCGAGGCATGAAATGCCCTTACTTTAGTGAGCCAAACATCTAG